In Hasllibacter sp. MH4015, the following proteins share a genomic window:
- a CDS encoding LysE family translocator, with amino-acid sequence MPLDTWLAFAAASTLLVLIPGPTVLLVLSYAISQGRRVAVSTAAGVAVGDLIAMTASLAGLGALVLASATLFTVLKWVGAVYLIYLGIKMILGARSAAFALPEAQAVTARRTFGHATVVTALNPKSIAFFIAFVPQFITPEAPLIPQFAILIGTFVAIATLNALAYAFLAGSLRNRLSRPGVIAWLTRAGGATLIAMGVLTATLRRST; translated from the coding sequence ATGCCCCTCGACACCTGGCTTGCCTTCGCCGCCGCCTCCACCCTCCTGGTGCTGATCCCCGGTCCCACCGTGCTGCTGGTGCTCAGCTACGCCATCAGCCAGGGCCGCCGGGTTGCCGTGTCGACCGCCGCCGGGGTGGCCGTGGGCGATCTGATCGCCATGACCGCCTCGCTGGCCGGCCTGGGCGCGCTGGTCCTGGCCTCGGCGACGCTTTTCACCGTGCTGAAATGGGTCGGCGCGGTTTACCTGATCTATCTCGGGATCAAGATGATCCTCGGCGCGCGCTCCGCCGCTTTCGCCCTGCCCGAGGCGCAGGCCGTCACCGCCCGTCGCACCTTCGGCCATGCCACCGTGGTGACGGCGCTCAACCCGAAAAGCATCGCGTTCTTCATCGCCTTCGTGCCGCAATTCATCACGCCAGAGGCACCGCTGATCCCGCAATTCGCCATCCTGATCGGAACCTTCGTTGCCATCGCCACGCTCAATGCATTGGCCTATGCGTTTCTGGCCGGCAGCCTGCGCAACCGCCTCTCGCGTCCCGGCGTCATCGCATGGCTCACCCGCGCGGGCGGCGCCACGCTGATCGCCATGGGCGTGCTGACGGCCACCCTGCGCCGGAGCACGTGA
- a CDS encoding DUF2269 domain-containing protein, translating into MDPYLLAKWIHILSSTVLFGTGIGTAFQMVWAMRRAVPGQVHGVASGVVVADWLFTTPAGLVQPASGLWLIWLQGWSLTEPWLLLTYALYGLAFACWLPVVRLQIRIRDLAAEAVAQDQPLPPEATRAYRIWFALGWPAFVALIVIFWLMVTKPPLWG; encoded by the coding sequence ATGGACCCGTACCTGCTGGCGAAATGGATCCATATCCTGTCGAGCACGGTTCTGTTCGGCACCGGCATCGGGACGGCGTTCCAGATGGTCTGGGCCATGCGCCGCGCCGTGCCGGGGCAGGTCCACGGGGTTGCGTCGGGCGTGGTCGTGGCAGATTGGCTCTTCACCACACCTGCGGGCCTGGTCCAACCGGCCAGCGGGCTCTGGCTGATCTGGCTGCAAGGCTGGTCCCTGACGGAGCCTTGGCTGCTTCTGACCTACGCGCTCTATGGTCTCGCCTTCGCCTGCTGGCTTCCGGTCGTGCGCCTGCAAATCCGCATCCGTGATCTGGCGGCGGAGGCCGTGGCGCAGGACCAGCCTTTACCGCCGGAAGCGACGCGCGCCTACCGCATCTGGTTCGCGCTGGGATGGCCCGCCTTTGTGGCACTCATCGTGATATTCTGGTTGATGGTGACAAAGCCGCCGCTTTGGGGCTGA
- a CDS encoding DoxX-like family protein: MTGKVLILGADGFIGRHIAFHLRAEGWDVVASARRTTRLARMGFACFTADLADPQTHDPAFWAGVATGRKIVNAAGLLTASDARFEAVHVKAPAAAYANADGGVLISAVGIEADTPFARWRRAGEDVAAAAKITILRPGLVMADTSYGGTSLLRALAALPAVTPMVGQGDQVFNPIHAEDLARVVGECLDAPKPGQPYDIGGPTRITQADLLRDLRGWLGLPPARALPMSPAVARIGGAVGDALNLGPISRTAVAQIEQGVETAEAPLVDQLTAKPRGIEQFLTHRPAGTQDLWHARLFLLRPLIRLTLALLWIASGLLGLFLPAETFLPMTAHLDLPDALWIALARGGGLADLAIALALIRNWRPRLTGLAQLALVGAYTLAFTLLAPFLWLLPLGGLLKNLPILVLIVTWMVLEDER, encoded by the coding sequence ATGACCGGCAAGGTCCTGATCCTCGGTGCCGACGGGTTCATCGGGCGCCACATCGCCTTTCACCTGCGGGCGGAAGGTTGGGACGTCGTGGCCTCCGCGCGCCGCACGACCCGGTTGGCGCGGATGGGCTTTGCCTGCTTCACTGCCGATCTGGCCGATCCCCAAACCCATGACCCCGCGTTCTGGGCGGGCGTTGCCACGGGGCGCAAGATCGTCAATGCCGCGGGGCTTCTGACGGCCAGCGATGCGCGGTTCGAAGCCGTCCATGTGAAAGCCCCCGCCGCCGCCTACGCGAACGCCGATGGCGGTGTTCTGATCTCCGCCGTGGGGATCGAGGCGGACACGCCATTCGCCCGGTGGCGCCGCGCGGGGGAGGATGTGGCCGCCGCCGCCAAAATCACCATCCTGCGCCCCGGCCTCGTCATGGCCGATACGTCCTATGGCGGCACGTCGCTTCTCCGCGCCCTGGCCGCGTTGCCCGCCGTGACGCCGATGGTGGGGCAGGGGGATCAGGTCTTCAATCCGATCCATGCCGAGGATCTGGCCCGGGTGGTGGGCGAGTGCCTGGACGCGCCGAAACCGGGCCAGCCCTATGACATCGGCGGTCCGACCCGGATCACCCAGGCCGATCTGCTACGCGACCTGCGCGGCTGGCTTGGCCTGCCACCGGCGCGCGCGCTGCCGATGTCGCCTGCGGTGGCGCGGATCGGGGGCGCGGTGGGCGATGCGCTGAACCTCGGCCCGATTTCCCGTACGGCAGTGGCGCAGATCGAGCAGGGGGTGGAAACGGCGGAAGCCCCACTGGTGGATCAACTCACCGCCAAACCGCGCGGGATTGAACAATTTCTGACCCACCGCCCCGCTGGCACTCAGGACCTGTGGCACGCACGCCTGTTCCTGCTGCGTCCGCTGATCCGACTGACCCTTGCGCTGCTCTGGATCGCCTCGGGCCTTCTGGGCCTGTTCCTGCCCGCCGAGACGTTTCTGCCCATGACCGCTCATTTGGACCTGCCCGATGCGCTCTGGATCGCGCTGGCGCGGGGTGGGGGGCTGGCCGATCTTGCCATCGCGCTGGCGCTGATCCGCAACTGGCGCCCCCGCCTGACGGGCCTCGCGCAACTGGCGCTTGTTGGCGCGTACACCCTGGCCTTCACTTTATTGGCGCCGTTCCTGTGGCTCCTCCCCCTCGGCGGGCTGCTCAAGAACCTGCCCATCCTTGTCCTGATCGTGACCTGGATGGTGTTGGAGGATGAACGCTGA
- a CDS encoding DUF1801 domain-containing protein, whose amino-acid sequence MSESRKPTHSSSTNPYIPKGDGDGPVQAYIAAMPGWKRDVGRQIDATVVGTFPDVRKQVRWNTPFYGKDDGWFLALYCYKSYVQISFLTGSALDPVPPKASKVDRTRYLDIFEDDTLDTAQLIEWVRQAMALPGQNL is encoded by the coding sequence ATGTCAGAGAGCCGGAAGCCGACCCATTCATCGAGCACCAATCCCTACATCCCGAAAGGTGATGGCGACGGGCCGGTACAGGCCTATATCGCCGCGATGCCAGGCTGGAAACGCGACGTGGGTCGGCAGATCGACGCGACGGTCGTGGGGACCTTTCCAGATGTGCGGAAACAGGTGCGGTGGAATACGCCGTTCTACGGCAAAGACGACGGCTGGTTCCTCGCGCTTTACTGCTACAAATCCTACGTCCAGATCTCGTTTCTGACCGGGTCCGCCCTTGATCCGGTGCCGCCCAAGGCGTCCAAGGTGGACAGGACGCGCTATCTGGACATCTTCGAGGACGACACGCTCGACACCGCGCAGCTAATCGAATGGGTGCGGCAGGCGATGGCGTTGCCGGGGCAGAACCTTTAG
- a CDS encoding sensor histidine kinase, giving the protein MLNKIDFQVLFERSPAPTMILDKSLRFVAANPAYLKMVGRTWDDLDGTYVFDAFPEAEDRVRAMKSLFEATLEGEETVLEEVPFRITVKGVSKEEWWTVRHASLQSGPSGEPFLIQFSENVSAQVRMREMRNAMMGELQHRMGNTFSIVFALARQVGRTAATIPDFLSMFEGRLRSLVSLNKQLGGSNVTQEESMAAVVDHQLAVYGPDVLDRISVSGDDYSLSMLQSQAVAMAIHELATNSLKYGAIGQEGGAVSVTWTVLPSEGCLLTWEETGIEVAEPAEKTGYGTMLLTTIIPSQLNGNAAREVGADTFK; this is encoded by the coding sequence ATGCTCAACAAGATCGACTTTCAGGTTCTGTTCGAACGCTCGCCCGCCCCCACGATGATCCTCGACAAGTCACTCCGCTTCGTGGCGGCGAACCCGGCCTACCTGAAAATGGTGGGCCGGACCTGGGACGATCTGGACGGCACCTACGTCTTCGATGCCTTCCCCGAGGCGGAGGATCGCGTGCGCGCGATGAAATCCCTCTTCGAAGCGACCCTTGAGGGTGAGGAGACGGTGCTGGAAGAGGTTCCGTTCCGCATCACCGTGAAGGGCGTGTCGAAGGAGGAATGGTGGACCGTCCGCCATGCCAGCCTGCAAAGCGGCCCGTCGGGGGAGCCGTTCCTGATCCAGTTCAGCGAAAATGTCTCCGCCCAGGTGCGGATGCGGGAAATGCGCAACGCCATGATGGGAGAGTTGCAGCACCGTATGGGCAATACGTTCTCCATCGTCTTCGCCCTGGCGCGGCAGGTCGGGCGCACCGCCGCGACCATCCCCGATTTCCTGTCTATGTTCGAGGGGCGGTTGCGGTCGCTTGTCTCCCTCAACAAGCAACTTGGCGGATCGAACGTCACGCAAGAAGAGAGTATGGCGGCGGTCGTCGACCACCAGCTTGCGGTCTACGGCCCCGACGTGCTGGACCGGATTTCCGTGTCCGGCGATGATTACTCGCTGTCGATGCTCCAGTCCCAGGCCGTGGCCATGGCGATCCACGAACTTGCCACCAACTCCCTGAAATATGGCGCGATCGGGCAAGAAGGCGGGGCGGTATCGGTGACGTGGACCGTGCTGCCATCCGAAGGCTGTCTGCTGACCTGGGAAGAGACCGGGATCGAGGTCGCGGAACCGGCGGAGAAAACCGGCTACGGCACGATGCTGCTGACCACAATCATTCCAAGCCAGCTGAACGGCAACGCGGCACGAGAGGTCGGGGCGGACACGTTCAAATAA
- a CDS encoding S-methyl-5'-thioadenosine phosphorylase, which yields MDRHLAIIGGSGLYQIDGLQGAAWQEVESPFGTPSDAILTGRLGDLTLSFLPRHGRGHVHSPTDVPYRANIDALKRIGVTDVVSVSACGSFREEMAPGDFVIVDQFIDRTFARDKSFFGSGCVAHVSVAHPVCPHLSDVAEAAARDAGVTVHKGGTYLAMEGPQFSSLAESRMYRAWGCDVIGMTNMPEAKLAREAELCYASVAMITDYDSWHPDHGAVDITAIIETLHGNAAAARAMVLGIAKALSPDRSACDAGCDRALDHAIMTAPGARDADMIARLDAVAGRVLHAGN from the coding sequence ATGGACAGGCATCTGGCAATCATCGGCGGATCGGGTCTTTACCAGATCGACGGGCTGCAAGGGGCCGCGTGGCAGGAGGTCGAGAGCCCCTTCGGCACGCCGTCCGACGCGATCCTCACCGGTCGGCTGGGAGACCTGACGCTCAGCTTCCTGCCCCGCCACGGGCGCGGCCATGTCCATTCCCCCACCGACGTGCCCTACCGCGCCAATATCGACGCGCTCAAGCGGATCGGTGTGACCGATGTCGTCTCGGTCTCCGCCTGCGGCTCCTTCCGGGAGGAGATGGCGCCGGGCGATTTCGTGATCGTCGACCAATTCATCGACCGCACCTTCGCGCGGGACAAGAGCTTCTTCGGCAGCGGCTGCGTCGCCCATGTCTCCGTCGCCCACCCGGTCTGCCCGCACCTGTCTGACGTGGCCGAGGCTGCCGCGCGGGACGCGGGCGTGACCGTCCACAAGGGCGGCACGTACCTTGCGATGGAAGGGCCGCAATTCTCCTCGCTCGCCGAAAGCCGGATGTACCGCGCCTGGGGCTGTGACGTGATCGGCATGACGAATATGCCCGAGGCGAAACTGGCCCGCGAGGCGGAGCTTTGCTACGCCTCCGTCGCCATGATCACCGATTACGACAGCTGGCATCCCGACCACGGCGCGGTGGACATCACCGCCATCATCGAAACGCTCCATGGCAACGCCGCCGCGGCCCGCGCGATGGTTTTGGGCATTGCGAAAGCCCTGTCGCCCGACCGCTCCGCCTGTGACGCCGGGTGCGACCGCGCCCTCGACCACGCGATCATGACAGCGCCCGGGGCGCGGGATGCGGACATGATCGCGCGGCTGGACGCCGTGGCGGGCCGTGTTCTGCACGCGGGCAACTGA